Proteins co-encoded in one Actinomadura luteofluorescens genomic window:
- a CDS encoding flotillin family protein yields MDTITIGAGVLLALALLVTLGLVLMVTRLFRKVDQGRALIVSKLKKVDVTFTGAIVLPVLHRAELMDISVKTIEIERTGRDGLICKDNIRADIRITFFVRVNKTVEDVIKVAQAIGTERASSRETLQELFAAKFSEALKTVGKHLEFADLYTRRDEFRDHIIRVIGTDLNGYSLEDAAIDHLEQTPLLSLDSSNILDAQGIRKITELTAIEHVRTNEHARNEEKEITRQNVEAREAILELERRQADAELRQEREVETVRARETAEIERVKAEERLRAQAAHIRTDEQLGVQHENKDREVSVAAKNRERVLAIESERIEKDRLLEVIARERETELTRIAADKEVEAEKREIADVVRERIAVERTVAEQEEAIKRLRAVEEAERDRQALIIHAEAEAQENLVKDIKAAEAAEAAAVHRAREELTLARARQETAELDAQAKTRLAEGIRAEAAATGLAEVQVRERDADAVEKVGRAEAAVAREKALVEAARIRENLKAEAEGLTEKAGAMAALDEASREHEEYRLRLEAEKDVRLAGIEVQQKVAEAQATVLATGLEHADISIVGGESVFFDRLVGSIALGKSVDGFVQNSEVARAVAGPWLDGSASFTGDLSRLLGAVDTGGVRDLTLSALLLRLIKSGGPDTAGLQDVLDAARRLGVADAPLSKVNGTGLTAGLASG; encoded by the coding sequence ATGGACACCATCACGATAGGAGCCGGTGTGCTCCTCGCTCTCGCGCTGCTCGTCACCCTCGGCCTCGTGCTGATGGTGACCCGGTTGTTCCGCAAGGTCGACCAGGGCCGCGCGCTCATCGTCTCCAAGCTCAAGAAGGTCGACGTCACCTTCACCGGGGCGATCGTCCTGCCCGTCCTGCACCGCGCCGAGCTCATGGACATCTCGGTCAAGACAATCGAGATCGAACGGACCGGCCGGGACGGGCTGATCTGCAAGGACAACATCCGCGCCGACATCCGCATCACGTTCTTCGTCCGCGTCAACAAGACCGTCGAGGACGTGATCAAGGTCGCGCAGGCGATCGGCACCGAGCGCGCCAGCAGCCGGGAGACGCTGCAGGAGCTGTTCGCCGCCAAGTTCTCCGAGGCGCTGAAGACCGTCGGCAAGCACCTGGAGTTCGCCGACCTCTACACCCGCCGCGACGAGTTCCGCGACCACATCATCCGCGTCATCGGCACGGACCTGAACGGCTACAGCCTCGAGGACGCCGCCATCGACCACCTGGAGCAGACGCCCCTGCTCTCGCTCGACAGTTCCAACATCCTGGACGCGCAGGGCATCCGGAAGATCACCGAGCTGACGGCGATCGAGCACGTCCGCACCAACGAGCACGCCCGCAACGAGGAGAAGGAGATCACCCGCCAGAACGTGGAGGCGCGCGAGGCGATCCTGGAGCTGGAGCGCCGGCAGGCGGACGCCGAGCTGCGCCAGGAGCGCGAGGTCGAGACCGTCCGGGCCCGCGAGACCGCCGAGATCGAGCGGGTCAAGGCCGAGGAGCGGCTGCGGGCGCAGGCCGCGCACATCCGCACCGACGAGCAGCTCGGCGTCCAGCACGAGAACAAGGACCGGGAGGTGTCGGTCGCGGCGAAGAACCGGGAGCGGGTCCTCGCGATCGAGAGCGAGCGGATCGAGAAGGACCGCCTGCTGGAGGTCATCGCCCGCGAGCGCGAGACGGAGCTGACCCGCATCGCGGCGGACAAGGAGGTCGAGGCGGAGAAGCGCGAGATCGCGGACGTCGTCCGCGAGCGGATCGCGGTGGAGCGGACGGTGGCCGAGCAGGAGGAGGCCATCAAGCGGCTGCGCGCGGTCGAGGAGGCCGAGCGCGACCGCCAGGCGCTGATCATCCACGCGGAGGCGGAGGCGCAGGAGAACCTGGTCAAGGACATCAAGGCCGCCGAGGCGGCGGAGGCGGCCGCCGTGCACCGCGCCCGCGAGGAGCTGACGCTGGCGCGGGCCCGGCAGGAGACCGCCGAGCTGGACGCGCAGGCGAAGACGAGGCTGGCCGAGGGGATCCGCGCGGAGGCCGCGGCGACCGGACTCGCCGAGGTCCAGGTGCGCGAGCGCGACGCCGACGCGGTCGAGAAGGTCGGGCGCGCGGAGGCCGCGGTCGCGAGGGAGAAGGCGCTGGTCGAGGCCGCCCGGATCCGCGAGAACCTGAAGGCCGAGGCGGAGGGGCTGACCGAGAAGGCCGGCGCGATGGCGGCGCTGGACGAGGCGTCCCGCGAGCACGAGGAGTACCGGCTGCGCCTGGAGGCGGAGAAGGACGTCCGGCTGGCCGGCATCGAGGTCCAGCAGAAGGTCGCGGAGGCGCAGGCCACCGTCCTCGCCACCGGGCTGGAGCACGCCGACATCAGCATCGTCGGCGGCGAGTCCGTCTTCTTCGACCGCCTGGTCGGGTCGATCGCCCTCGGCAAGAGCGTGGACGGCTTCGTGCAGAACTCCGAGGTCGCGCGGGCGGTGGCGGGCCCGTGGCTGGACGGGTCGGCGAGCTTCACCGGCGACCTGTCGCGCCTGCTCGGCGCGGTCGACACAGGCGGGGTGCGGGACCTGACCCTTTCGGCGCTCCTGCTGCGCCTGATCAAGTCGGGCGGCCCGGACACCGCCGGCCTCCAGGACGTCCTGGACGCCGCGCGCCGCCTGGGCGTCGCCGACGCCCCGCTGTCGAAGGTCAACGGCACCGGGCTCACCGCCGGTCTCGCATCCGGCTGA
- a CDS encoding sporulation protein has product MVFKQLLGAFGVGGPSVETVLAASHTRPGDLLTGEVRVQGGDRDVHVHQVVLSLVTRAEYEHGDHEGAGSREFHRGAITGGLHLGAGQFQAIPFQMPLPWELPVTEVYGQHLHGMAMGVRTELEVAGAVDSGDLDPVSVSPLPSQQRVLDAFGTLGFMFKSADVEEGHIAGVHQELPFYQEIEFFAPPRYEGQMAEVELTFVSDPHGLVVILEADRRGNVFSEGDDVFGRFHVSHDQALHMDWENQVEGWLRAVAGHLHGGFAHGSHGSHGFQEPYGHHGDHSGGRGGPGWGGVAAGAAGGLAAGFVAGAVVGEMLGDEEEEEEEEKDEPSVGDAFAEVSGQAAQDAYQAAAYEQAYEDAYEDAYEDAVESFEEE; this is encoded by the coding sequence ATGGTCTTCAAGCAGCTGCTCGGCGCCTTCGGTGTGGGCGGGCCGTCGGTCGAGACCGTTCTCGCCGCCTCCCACACCCGCCCGGGGGATCTCCTGACCGGCGAGGTGCGGGTGCAGGGCGGTGACCGGGACGTCCACGTCCACCAGGTGGTGCTGAGCCTGGTCACCAGGGCCGAGTACGAGCACGGCGACCACGAGGGAGCCGGGAGCCGGGAGTTCCACCGGGGCGCGATCACGGGGGGTCTCCATCTGGGGGCCGGGCAGTTCCAGGCGATCCCCTTCCAGATGCCGCTGCCCTGGGAACTGCCGGTGACCGAGGTCTACGGGCAGCACCTGCACGGCATGGCCATGGGCGTCCGCACCGAACTCGAAGTCGCCGGCGCGGTGGACTCCGGCGACCTGGACCCGGTCTCGGTGAGCCCGCTCCCGTCCCAGCAGCGCGTCCTGGACGCCTTCGGGACGCTGGGCTTCATGTTCAAGAGCGCCGACGTCGAGGAGGGGCACATCGCGGGCGTCCACCAGGAGCTGCCGTTCTACCAGGAAATCGAGTTCTTCGCGCCGCCGCGGTACGAGGGGCAGATGGCCGAGGTCGAGCTCACCTTCGTGTCCGACCCGCACGGGCTCGTGGTGATCCTGGAGGCCGATCGGCGCGGGAACGTCTTCTCCGAGGGCGACGACGTCTTCGGCCGCTTCCACGTCTCCCACGACCAGGCCCTGCACATGGACTGGGAGAACCAGGTGGAGGGCTGGCTGCGGGCCGTCGCCGGACACCTCCACGGCGGGTTCGCCCACGGGAGCCACGGGTCCCACGGATTCCAGGAGCCGTACGGCCACCACGGCGACCACTCCGGAGGACGCGGCGGGCCGGGCTGGGGCGGCGTCGCGGCTGGGGCGGCGGGCGGTCTGGCGGCCGGGTTCGTGGCGGGCGCCGTCGTCGGCGAGATGCTCGGCGACGAGGAGGAGGAGGAGGAGGAGGAGAAGGACGAGCCGTCGGTGGGCGACGCCTTCGCCGAGGTGAGCGGGCAGGCCGCCCAGGACGCCTACCAGGCGGCCGCCTACGAGCAGGCGTACGAAGACGCGTACGAAGACGCGTACGAGGACGCCGTGGAGAGCTTCGAGGAGGAGTGA
- a CDS encoding tellurite resistance TerB family protein, with protein MPFWDKLRASTQSMQTQLLSKKNELTSGAFRDASMAMCALVAAADGSVDPSERQRTASLIASNEVLQNFPADDLQRRFNDYVSKLTADFDFGKVAVLQDIGKAKKKPAEARAVIQIGIVIGGADGHFDQSEKAVVREACFAVGLDPAEFEL; from the coding sequence ATGCCTTTCTGGGACAAGCTGCGTGCCTCCACCCAGAGCATGCAGACGCAGCTGCTCAGCAAGAAGAACGAACTGACGAGCGGAGCGTTCCGCGACGCGAGCATGGCCATGTGCGCGCTGGTCGCGGCCGCCGACGGCAGCGTGGACCCGTCCGAACGGCAGCGGACCGCGTCCCTGATCGCCTCCAACGAGGTGCTGCAGAACTTTCCGGCCGACGACCTGCAGCGGCGGTTCAACGACTACGTGTCCAAGCTCACCGCCGACTTCGACTTCGGGAAGGTCGCGGTCCTCCAGGACATCGGCAAGGCGAAGAAGAAGCCCGCCGAGGCCCGCGCCGTCATCCAGATCGGCATCGTGATCGGCGGCGCCGACGGGCACTTCGACCAGAGCGAGAAGGCCGTCGTCCGCGAGGCGTGCTTCGCCGTCGGCCTCGACCCCGCCGAGTTCGAGCTCTGA
- a CDS encoding M56 family metallopeptidase — protein sequence MNWFTFLPLAIMLTLSAALAKAPSRLHPSWSARLLATTGAMTAVAALGTGFFVAVNYAATLAPSAAAHVPEWALFGDDRPVPDAVGVPAAVLSAAGLAAAGRAAARWAAALRTARADAREPLDTDVPIAVAVPGRHGGVLVSRGLLRDLTSEELHVVFQHETSHLRHRHHRYLAAGVLASAVLPPLRPLAARLRLATERWADEDAAEATGDRAAVARTIAKVALAHPRGPGPVSAFAESGIVERVEALLGTPPAKNAVTGPLLFMGNGVVTGSLTAATLQLDHVLVSFLVSLLAFR from the coding sequence GTGAACTGGTTCACCTTCCTGCCCCTCGCCATCATGCTGACGCTGAGCGCCGCGCTGGCGAAGGCGCCGTCACGGCTCCACCCGTCCTGGTCGGCGCGGCTGCTGGCGACGACCGGGGCGATGACCGCCGTGGCCGCGCTCGGCACCGGCTTCTTCGTGGCCGTCAACTACGCGGCGACGCTGGCGCCGTCCGCCGCGGCGCACGTCCCCGAATGGGCGCTGTTCGGGGACGACCGTCCGGTCCCGGACGCGGTGGGCGTCCCGGCGGCCGTGCTGTCGGCCGCCGGGCTCGCGGCCGCGGGCAGGGCCGCCGCACGCTGGGCGGCCGCCCTCCGCACCGCGCGGGCGGACGCCCGCGAACCGCTCGACACCGACGTGCCGATCGCCGTGGCGGTCCCCGGCCGGCATGGCGGGGTCCTGGTCTCCCGGGGCCTGCTGCGCGACCTGACGTCCGAGGAGCTCCACGTCGTCTTCCAGCACGAGACGTCCCACCTCAGGCACCGGCACCACCGCTACCTCGCCGCCGGAGTCCTCGCCTCGGCCGTCCTGCCGCCGCTGCGGCCCCTGGCCGCCCGGCTGCGGCTGGCGACGGAGCGCTGGGCGGACGAGGACGCCGCGGAGGCGACCGGCGACCGCGCCGCCGTGGCCCGGACGATCGCCAAGGTCGCCCTCGCGCACCCGCGCGGCCCGGGGCCCGTGAGCGCGTTCGCCGAGTCCGGGATCGTCGAGCGCGTCGAGGCGCTGCTGGGCACGCCCCCGGCCAAGAACGCGGTCACCGGCCCGCTGCTGTTCATGGGCAACGGCGTCGTCACCGGCTCGCTGACCGCCGCGACCCTCCAGCTGGACCATGTCCTCGTGTCGTTCCTGGTGTCGCTGCTCGCGTTCCGGTGA
- a CDS encoding BlaI/MecI/CopY family transcriptional regulator — translation MSRRPLGQLEAEVLAALAGLGGTASTAELVERLDGDPAYTTVNTILHRLHDKRLVSRTRAGRHYRYRLAVDESELVAGRMRDHLRHASDPGNVLNRFARSLTAEEARKLREFLDLPEDGG, via the coding sequence GTGTCGCGAAGGCCGCTCGGGCAGTTGGAGGCGGAGGTGCTCGCCGCGCTGGCCGGGCTGGGCGGGACGGCCAGCACCGCCGAGCTGGTGGAGCGGCTGGACGGTGATCCCGCCTACACGACGGTGAACACGATCCTGCACCGGCTGCACGACAAGAGGCTGGTCTCGCGCACCCGGGCGGGACGGCACTACCGGTACCGGCTCGCCGTCGACGAGTCCGAGCTGGTGGCGGGGCGCATGCGCGACCACCTGCGGCACGCCAGCGACCCGGGGAACGTGCTGAACCGGTTCGCGCGGTCCCTCACCGCCGAGGAGGCGCGGAAGCTGCGCGAGTTCCTCGACCTTCCGGAGGACGGCGGGTGA
- a CDS encoding cation diffusion facilitator family transporter: protein MSAEGSTKAVITALGANLGIAVTKFVAFALTGSSSMLAEAIHSVADSSNQALLLVGGKRAERDATEEHPFGYGRERYIYAFLVAIVLFSLGGLFALYEAWHKISDPHPIEEWQWVPIAVLLVAIVLEGAALRTAVRESNRSRGRSSWVQFVRRSKSPELPVILLEDTGALIGLVFALAGVGLTLITGDGVWDGIGTAAIGVLLAAIAIVLATEVKSLLVGESATPEHLRLIRQAIVEGRDVPAVIHMRTMHLGPDELLVAAKIAVDLSDDAREVADAINDAEARIRAAVPIARLVYLEPDVLRKGG, encoded by the coding sequence GTGAGCGCCGAAGGCAGTACCAAGGCCGTCATCACCGCGCTGGGCGCGAACCTGGGGATCGCGGTCACCAAGTTCGTGGCGTTCGCGCTGACGGGTTCGTCGTCGATGCTGGCGGAGGCGATCCACTCGGTGGCCGACTCCAGCAACCAGGCGCTGCTGCTGGTCGGCGGGAAGCGCGCGGAGCGCGACGCGACCGAGGAGCATCCTTTCGGGTACGGGCGGGAGCGCTACATCTACGCGTTCCTGGTGGCGATCGTCCTGTTCAGCCTCGGCGGGCTGTTCGCGCTGTACGAGGCCTGGCACAAGATCAGCGATCCGCACCCGATCGAGGAGTGGCAGTGGGTGCCCATCGCCGTCCTGCTGGTGGCGATCGTCCTGGAGGGAGCGGCGCTGCGCACCGCCGTCCGGGAGTCGAACCGCAGCCGCGGACGGTCGAGCTGGGTGCAGTTCGTCCGCCGGTCCAAGTCGCCCGAGCTGCCGGTGATCCTGCTGGAGGACACCGGGGCGCTGATCGGGCTGGTGTTCGCGCTCGCGGGCGTCGGCCTGACCCTGATCACCGGCGACGGCGTCTGGGACGGGATCGGCACCGCCGCGATCGGCGTGCTGCTGGCGGCCATCGCGATCGTGCTGGCCACCGAGGTGAAGAGCCTGCTCGTCGGGGAGTCCGCGACCCCGGAGCACCTGCGGCTGATCAGGCAGGCGATCGTGGAGGGCCGGGACGTCCCGGCGGTGATCCACATGCGCACCATGCACCTCGGGCCGGACGAGCTGCTGGTCGCCGCGAAGATCGCCGTGGACCTGAGCGACGACGCGCGGGAGGTCGCCGACGCGATCAACGACGCCGAGGCCCGCATCCGCGCGGCGGTCCCGATCGCCCGGCTGGTCTACCTTGAGCCGGACGTGCTGCGCAAGGGGGGCTGA
- a CDS encoding dihydrolipoyl dehydrogenase family protein: MDEFDVVVVGAGPTGENLAERAHAGGLSVAVVESELVGGECSYWACMPSKALLRPAAALADARRLAGAREAVTGPLDAEAVLRRRDEFTSHWKDDGQVAWLDGAGLVLVRGHGRLDGPKRVAVRTPDGGRRVLTARHAVAVCTGTRAALPGLPGLDEVRPWTSREATSSERVPPRLAVVGGGVVACEMATAWRALGSEVVQLVRGSRLLPRMEPFAGESVAESLRASGIDLRFGTSVTGARRDGQVTLTLDDGGTVTCDEVLFATGRRPATDDLGLDTVGLAPGRSIEVDSTGLAAGVPGEWLYAAGDVNGRALLTHQGKYQGRIFGTVIADRAAGRPLDTAAWGRSVATADERAVPQVVFTDPEVAAVGPTLEEATREGRRVRAVDYEIGDVSGASLYADGYQGRARAVVDLDRETLLGVTFVGPGVAELLHSATIAVTAEVPISRLWHAVPSYPTISEIWLRLLETYRG; the protein is encoded by the coding sequence ATGGACGAGTTCGATGTCGTGGTGGTGGGGGCCGGGCCGACGGGTGAGAACCTGGCCGAGCGGGCGCACGCCGGCGGGCTCAGCGTGGCGGTCGTGGAGAGCGAGCTGGTGGGCGGGGAGTGCTCGTACTGGGCCTGCATGCCCAGCAAGGCGCTGCTGCGCCCGGCCGCCGCGCTGGCCGACGCGCGGCGGCTGGCCGGCGCCCGCGAGGCGGTGACCGGTCCGCTGGACGCCGAGGCCGTCCTCAGGCGCCGGGACGAGTTCACCTCGCACTGGAAGGACGACGGCCAGGTCGCGTGGCTGGACGGGGCCGGGCTCGTCCTGGTGCGCGGCCACGGGCGGCTGGACGGCCCCAAGCGCGTCGCGGTGCGGACCCCCGACGGCGGGCGGCGGGTGCTGACCGCCCGCCACGCCGTCGCGGTCTGCACCGGCACCCGCGCGGCCCTGCCCGGCCTGCCGGGCCTGGACGAGGTGCGCCCCTGGACCAGCCGCGAGGCGACGTCCTCCGAGCGGGTTCCGCCGCGGCTCGCCGTCGTCGGCGGCGGCGTGGTGGCGTGCGAGATGGCCACGGCCTGGCGGGCGCTCGGCAGCGAGGTGGTGCAGCTGGTGCGCGGATCGCGCCTGCTGCCGCGGATGGAGCCGTTCGCCGGCGAGTCCGTGGCCGAGAGCCTGCGCGCGTCCGGGATCGATCTGCGCTTCGGCACCTCGGTCACCGGGGCCCGCCGCGACGGGCAGGTGACGCTCACCCTGGACGACGGCGGCACGGTCACCTGCGACGAGGTCCTGTTCGCCACCGGCCGCAGGCCCGCCACCGACGACCTCGGGCTGGACACGGTCGGGCTGGCCCCGGGCCGGTCGATCGAGGTCGACTCCACCGGGCTGGCGGCCGGCGTGCCCGGCGAGTGGCTCTACGCCGCCGGGGACGTCAACGGCCGCGCCCTGCTGACCCACCAGGGCAAGTACCAGGGAAGGATCTTCGGCACGGTGATCGCCGACCGCGCCGCCGGGCGCCCCCTCGACACCGCCGCCTGGGGACGCAGCGTCGCGACCGCCGACGAGCGCGCGGTGCCGCAGGTCGTCTTCACCGACCCCGAGGTCGCCGCCGTCGGCCCCACCCTGGAGGAGGCGACCCGCGAGGGACGCCGGGTGCGGGCGGTCGACTACGAGATCGGCGACGTCTCCGGGGCCTCCCTGTACGCCGACGGCTACCAGGGCCGCGCCCGCGCGGTGGTCGACCTGGACCGCGAGACGCTCCTCGGCGTCACCTTCGTCGGCCCCGGCGTGGCCGAACTCCTCCACTCGGCCACGATCGCCGTCACCGCCGAGGTCCCCATCTCCCGCCTCTGGCACGCCGTCCCCTCCTACCCGACGATCAGCGAGATCTGGCTCCGCCTCCTGGAGACCTACCGCGGCTGA
- a CDS encoding ABC transporter ATP-binding protein encodes MSLALTDVVLTYPDGDRALTALDHVGLEVGPGEFAAVVGPSGSGKSSLLAVAATLITPASGTVSVAGRETTGLRPAERTRLRRDHIGIVFQQPNLPASLTALDQLTVMAHLAGRSPRRAAGRARELLAAVDLAGLEHKRPHQMSGGERQRVNIARALMNGPEVLLVDEPTSALDHVRGEQVVKLLERLTRDRRLATVMVTHDLARLTAADRVYSMTDGRLSAPSEA; translated from the coding sequence ATGAGCCTGGCCCTCACCGACGTCGTCCTGACCTACCCCGACGGGGACCGCGCCCTGACCGCGCTCGACCATGTGGGCCTGGAGGTCGGGCCCGGCGAGTTCGCCGCCGTCGTCGGCCCGTCCGGGTCGGGCAAGTCGAGCTTGCTGGCCGTCGCCGCGACGCTCATCACCCCCGCGTCCGGGACGGTCTCGGTGGCGGGCCGGGAGACCACCGGGCTGCGTCCCGCCGAACGGACCCGGCTGCGCCGCGACCACATCGGCATCGTCTTCCAGCAGCCCAACCTGCCGGCCTCGCTGACGGCCCTCGACCAGCTGACGGTGATGGCGCACCTGGCCGGCCGGTCGCCGCGGCGCGCCGCCGGCCGGGCCCGCGAGCTGCTGGCCGCCGTGGACCTCGCGGGCCTGGAGCACAAGCGGCCGCACCAGATGTCGGGCGGCGAGCGCCAGCGCGTCAACATCGCCCGCGCCCTGATGAACGGCCCGGAGGTGCTGCTCGTGGACGAGCCCACCAGCGCCCTGGACCACGTCCGCGGCGAGCAGGTCGTCAAGCTGCTCGAACGGCTCACCCGCGACCGCCGGCTGGCCACGGTCATGGTCACCCACGATCTGGCCAGGCTCACCGCCGCCGACCGCGTGTACTCCATGACCGACGGCCGCCTGTCCGCGCCCTCTGAGGCGTAG
- a CDS encoding FtsX-like permease family protein, translating to MFVALRDLRFAKGRFALMGSVVLLITLLVTMLSGLTAGLARDSASAIEDLPADHIVFGGETSFAGSRIDRAAASGWQDVAGVKAEPLGVSMGRMSFCPSGDRGAPAALFGVAPGNRAHPPAPGQIVLSAELADSTGLAAGDRVDVLGHGLTVAGRGGASSYSHAPVAWLDIDDWRALEPGGGDRAATVLLLRETGHADLGAADRRLGTTTLAQGDAKSAIPSFSSENGSLQLMRGFLFAISALVIGAFFTVWTIQRRGDVAVLKALGASTGYLLRDALAQAVLVLLAGAGLGGAAGGLAGLAIGDGVPFVVSAATTVLPVAVMIVLGAAGAALAIRKITSVDPLTALGAAR from the coding sequence GTGTTCGTGGCACTGCGAGACCTGCGGTTCGCCAAGGGGCGGTTCGCGCTGATGGGGTCGGTCGTGCTGCTCATCACGCTGCTGGTGACGATGCTGTCCGGGCTGACGGCCGGCCTCGCGCGCGACAGCGCCTCGGCCATCGAGGACCTCCCCGCCGACCACATCGTGTTCGGCGGGGAGACCTCCTTCGCGGGGAGCCGGATCGACCGGGCGGCGGCGTCGGGCTGGCAGGACGTCGCGGGCGTGAAGGCCGAGCCGCTCGGCGTCTCGATGGGCCGGATGTCCTTCTGCCCGTCCGGGGACCGCGGCGCACCGGCCGCCCTCTTCGGCGTCGCCCCGGGGAACCGGGCGCACCCGCCCGCGCCCGGGCAGATCGTGCTGTCGGCGGAACTGGCCGACAGCACCGGGCTGGCGGCCGGCGACAGGGTCGACGTCCTCGGGCACGGGCTCACCGTGGCCGGCAGGGGCGGCGCGTCGTCCTACAGTCACGCGCCGGTCGCCTGGCTCGACATCGACGACTGGCGCGCCCTCGAACCGGGCGGCGGCGACCGGGCCGCGACCGTCCTGCTGCTGCGCGAGACCGGGCATGCCGATCTCGGCGCGGCCGACCGGCGGCTCGGCACCACCACCCTCGCCCAGGGGGACGCCAAGTCCGCGATCCCGTCGTTCTCCTCCGAGAACGGGTCGCTGCAACTCATGCGGGGGTTCCTGTTCGCCATCTCGGCGCTGGTCATCGGCGCGTTCTTCACGGTCTGGACGATCCAGCGCCGCGGCGACGTGGCCGTGCTGAAGGCGCTCGGCGCGAGCACCGGCTACCTGCTGCGCGACGCGCTCGCCCAGGCCGTCCTGGTGCTGCTGGCCGGGGCCGGGCTCGGCGGCGCGGCCGGCGGGCTCGCGGGGCTGGCGATCGGGGACGGGGTCCCGTTCGTGGTCTCGGCCGCCACCACCGTGCTCCCCGTCGCGGTGATGATCGTGCTCGGGGCGGCCGGCGCCGCGCTGGCCATCCGCAAGATCACCTCTGTCGATCCGCTGACCGCGCTGGGAGCCGCACGATGA
- a CDS encoding sensor histidine kinase, with protein sequence MPNDLFSPAMRLLGWAVHGTFLVLLAIALVRTLHDGRAGIAAGGLALGALYVGGVVWAGHDRRARPVPARLWLALLTASWAGLAASSPDFVWLAFPLFFLYLHLLPLPAALPGVVLLTGAAIGAVAWHGGGVTLAEVLGPSIGASVATLMALAYRALYRESEQRRRLIEDLVRTRERLLRAEADAARLTERERLAREIHDTLAQGMSSIILLLRAARRDLDSDRDAAVGRLAEAEQAAAENLEEARNFVRELAPPALQRSSLPDALRRITESADARSTARIRFQVSGPPAELPVDYEVALLRIAQGALGNAAGHSGAENVGVTLTYLDDMVVLDVFDDGRGFDPAASGGRRPEGGAGTGYGLRAMRDRARALGGALTVESAPREGTAVVATLPLPGAEERR encoded by the coding sequence ATGCCGAACGATCTGTTCTCGCCCGCGATGCGGTTGCTCGGCTGGGCCGTGCACGGCACCTTCCTGGTGCTGCTCGCGATCGCCCTGGTGCGCACGCTGCACGACGGGCGGGCGGGGATCGCCGCGGGCGGCCTGGCGCTCGGAGCCCTCTACGTCGGCGGGGTGGTCTGGGCCGGGCACGACCGGCGCGCCCGTCCGGTTCCCGCGCGGCTGTGGCTCGCGCTGCTCACCGCCTCCTGGGCGGGGCTGGCCGCGTCCTCTCCCGACTTCGTCTGGCTGGCCTTCCCGCTGTTCTTCCTCTACCTGCACCTGCTGCCGCTGCCCGCCGCGCTGCCCGGTGTGGTGCTGCTGACGGGCGCGGCGATCGGGGCCGTGGCCTGGCACGGCGGCGGGGTCACGCTGGCGGAGGTGCTGGGCCCGAGCATCGGCGCCTCGGTCGCCACCCTCATGGCCCTCGCCTACCGGGCGCTCTACCGGGAGAGCGAGCAGCGCCGCCGGCTCATCGAGGACCTGGTCCGGACCCGCGAGAGGCTCCTCAGGGCGGAGGCGGACGCGGCACGGCTCACCGAGCGCGAGCGGCTGGCCCGCGAGATCCACGACACGCTCGCCCAGGGGATGTCCAGCATCATCCTGCTGCTGCGCGCCGCCCGCCGCGACCTCGACAGCGACCGCGACGCCGCGGTGGGACGGCTGGCGGAGGCCGAGCAGGCCGCCGCGGAGAACCTTGAAGAGGCCCGCAACTTCGTGCGCGAGCTGGCCCCTCCCGCCCTGCAGCGGTCCTCCCTGCCCGACGCGCTGCGCCGGATCACCGAGTCGGCGGACGCCCGTTCCACCGCCCGCATCCGCTTCCAGGTGTCCGGGCCTCCCGCCGAACTCCCGGTCGACTACGAGGTGGCGCTGCTGCGCATCGCCCAGGGGGCCCTGGGGAACGCCGCCGGGCATTCGGGCGCCGAGAACGTCGGGGTCACCCTGACCTATCTTGACGACATGGTGGTGCTGGACGTCTTCGACGACGGGCGCGGCTTCGACCCCGCGGCGAGCGGCGGGCGGCGGCCGGAGGGAGGGGCGGGCACCGGCTACGGGCTGCGGGCGATGCGCGACCGCGCCCGCGCGCTGGGCGGCGCGCTCACCGTCGAGTCGGCCCCGCGGGAGGGGACGGCCGTGGTGGCGACGCTGCCGCTGCCCGGCGCCGAGGAGCGGCGATGA